In Shouchella patagoniensis, the following are encoded in one genomic region:
- a CDS encoding STAS domain-containing protein, with the protein MSVSLYQFLKENTWELTEEWYKGLDKTKGGVYGSTVPEKIQELKQQNHEFHLIFVELFNEESERLDDEFGQWVNKIVLDQAHLATPLPEIIEEFFNNQTLYLKTIDTYVETHSPELSITEYNKYIQLLLHAFQQIVIEFSKRNQEKSEQLLLAQKEMITELSSPVIQLNEQIALLPLVGEIDTHRAKVIFEQTLQSCVDNRIQSLLIDLSGVPVVDTMVANQLFQLIEGLTLVGTIASLSGIRPEIAQTAVQLGIDFNRTKVYATIASALSKLNFNAM; encoded by the coding sequence ATGTCTGTATCGTTGTATCAATTTTTAAAAGAAAATACATGGGAGTTAACAGAAGAATGGTATAAAGGGTTGGATAAAACAAAAGGTGGCGTATATGGTTCGACGGTTCCAGAGAAAATTCAAGAGCTGAAACAACAAAACCATGAATTCCATCTTATTTTTGTTGAGCTCTTTAATGAAGAAAGCGAACGTTTAGACGATGAATTTGGCCAATGGGTAAATAAAATTGTTTTAGACCAGGCCCATTTAGCAACGCCCCTGCCGGAAATAATCGAAGAATTTTTTAATAACCAAACCTTATATTTAAAAACAATAGACACATACGTTGAAACGCATAGTCCTGAATTAAGCATTACGGAGTATAATAAATACATCCAGTTGCTTCTTCACGCCTTTCAACAAATTGTGATTGAGTTTAGTAAACGGAATCAAGAAAAGTCAGAACAATTATTGTTAGCTCAAAAAGAAATGATAACAGAGTTAAGTTCTCCTGTTATCCAGCTAAATGAACAGATTGCTCTTTTGCCGTTAGTAGGTGAAATTGATACACATCGTGCAAAAGTTATTTTTGAACAGACACTTCAGAGCTGTGTTGATAATCGGATTCAGTCGCTCCTAATCGATTTGTCAGGAGTTCCTGTTGTTGATACGATGGTTGCTAACCAGCTGTTTCAATTAATTGAAGGTCTTACGCTAGTAGGCACAATTGCTTCATTATCGGGCATTCGTCCAGAAATTGCGCAAACAGCAGTTCAACTAGGCATTGATTTTAACCGGACAAAAGTGTATGCCACAATCGCAAGTGCATTATCAAAATTAAATTTTAATGCAATGTAG
- a CDS encoding class I SAM-dependent methyltransferase produces the protein MSDYGSELFQGTASFYSKYRPLYPPSLVRFLIHTFSTNGDGTMLDLGCGTGQLACRFSDWFDQIIGIDPELEMIQEAQDFSSTLRLTNTKWLHGTLDTYLRTNNEDNLKLVTIAKAFHWMDRKTTLEQLYPRIVAGGGIAIIDQYGQKTEQWQQTVKHVTEQWYGKKRRAGKTTYTHPSIRHEEIIQSSSFTFDQVELPFYSFIWTPETIIGHLYSTSFGAKRFLGSRSREFETHLTSELLKLNEDGQFTEQIGIAIKLALK, from the coding sequence ATGAGCGATTATGGAAGCGAGTTGTTCCAAGGAACCGCTTCCTTTTATTCGAAGTACAGACCGTTATATCCACCCTCTTTAGTTCGTTTTCTGATCCATACCTTTTCAACGAATGGAGACGGCACGATGCTTGATTTAGGGTGTGGCACTGGGCAACTAGCTTGTCGTTTTTCTGATTGGTTTGATCAGATCATTGGCATCGATCCCGAGTTAGAAATGATTCAAGAAGCTCAAGATTTTAGTTCGACGTTACGACTAACAAACACCAAATGGTTGCACGGTACACTCGATACCTACTTGAGAACCAACAATGAGGACAATTTAAAGCTTGTTACAATCGCAAAGGCCTTTCATTGGATGGACCGAAAAACAACTTTGGAACAGCTTTATCCTCGAATTGTTGCTGGCGGCGGCATCGCCATTATTGATCAATATGGACAAAAAACAGAACAATGGCAACAAACCGTTAAACATGTGACAGAGCAGTGGTACGGAAAAAAACGCCGAGCCGGCAAAACAACTTATACCCATCCGAGCATTCGTCATGAAGAAATCATTCAATCCTCTTCTTTTACGTTTGATCAAGTTGAACTTCCCTTTTATTCTTTTATATGGACACCTGAAACAATTATTGGTCATCTCTATTCCACTTCCTTTGGAGCCAAACGGTTTCTAGGTAGCCGTTCTCGCGAATTTGAGACGCACTTAACGAGTGAACTCCTTAAACTCAACGAAGATGGACAATTTACTGAACAAATTGGGATTGCTATTAAACTAGCGCTAAAATAA